The genomic segment AAGAGACAAGAAACACAGTACTGTGAAACTTAAATCCCAGATTAGCTGCTCAAGCAGAATCCGATCTCCATGAGTTGATCTTGTTTCTGAAAACTTGGCCGCTAACACTCTGGCTCTTCCTCCTGCAAACGCAACTGTCAGTCGCACTAATAAGTGAATACGATATTGCTCAGCTCTTTAATTCCAGAATAAATAAAGGGGAAAAGGGTCTAAGTGACGTCAGCCCTACCTGAGTCTTGGCAAACTCTAGGTCTGTCCAAATGGATAATTTTTGGCCCAAGGCGTGAATGATCAAATTATTCCCGTCGACGGGCCAACGTCAGCCCAAGGATTCGTATGGGTCCAGTGTGTATCTCGGGCCAGATTGCAAATTGGACACCTAGATAGTTGGACATGATCTGAGCTGGAGCTTCGCCGGGGCTAGATTAACGACCGTAAATAGgctagatttttattttttttttcgctcGAGGCATTCCAACCTTTTATTCAAACTAATCTCCTAAAACTGTGTTACAACGAGGCGTAAATTGGCTAGATTGCAACGTGTTCATCgaatgaaaactgaaaaagGCTATTGACTTATGGGTGCAGTAGTTCTCCAAATGGTCAAAGCAAACTTTAAGCAATTTTGTCTTGTTTATTAAGCGTTACTTCAAATCCAAAAACAAACCAATGTCAAATATCACATGATCAATCATCGATGTGAATGCACAAGCTGATGGTACTACTGGCCCCCTCGGGGCTAGAGCTGGtggtagtaaaaaaaaaaaaaaaaaagaagctgaTGGAGCTACTGTCTTCAAGGTTAGGAGTAAAGAGGATGTCTACGGTGATGGTCCACTCAACTCCACGGTGAACATTAAAATACTAGTTAATGCAGTTGTCTTCCATGGCTGGCTCACTTATTCCTCCCTTTCTCTCTGATCCAAAACAGAAGTTGACTTTCTATTGGATTAATGTTGGCATATATGGGACTGCGAGAGTGACGGTATTATGAGTCTATGACTGACCAGAGAATGCAAGTATTAGGAGCTGTAGAGCGGCGCGTTATAATGGACTATGAAGTTGAGCCCAgagattttgaaattttagcacaactaaattgaaaaaaaaaaaccaaaaagaaattcAGCAATCCACTCAAGACTTCACAAAGTCTATATAGGAAAGTGCCTACACGAGGTGGAAGGAAGACTTCGTAATTTAGACTATAGTACTATAAAATATTGCTCCAAACATCAATGCAAAAATTTGTAGAAATAGAAAAGGGAAGAAGataaaaatattagaaatatatatatgtaattttattattaaaataaaaaaattatatatattcgAATCGATTTATAAATTAACAAACTGAATTTCTCTCGAGTTTGATAGGTCGGCTTGATCGGCCCTCCCCAGCCGATTCGTTCGTAGCTACGTGCAACATAAAGATAAGATAATAGTAAAAAGTTTTCAACGCCAGAAACCGTCAGTTCAGTTTCACGAAGTCCAAAGATCTTTTGCAAACTCTAGGAAATTAGAATGTATTAAGCTAAGCATTTATGCTCTAAACATCTGGATAGATGAAGAATGGGTGAATCCCAATCTTAGATGCTAGGCATCATTGATCTTGTGGGACAGCTTGTCCGTTTGATTGGACCTTTGTCCAAATACTGTAAAGTTTACGGATATTTATATAAAGCTAACgtttcgtaaaaaaaaaaaatctatctaCCGTAACATTTCCACCAACCACCATTGCATTATTGGTCATAGttccgtttttttttttccttctaagaAACGGCACGTCTTTGACATAATATCAACACAGGATACCTCAAGACCACTGCATTAGTCATACAATAATGCAATTGTACAAATATTTCCAACGTTTTCTAAAATTCAAAGTTGCAACAACTTCCCCTTGAGTTTCATAGTATATTAGCACTTTAGATAAATCTTTGCTATAGGCTGATGTCAAGAAAAACAATAATgcatcttgaaatttttgtacaATCTTGATGTGAGCATGTAGAATGAGAGGTCGATCAAAGTAGAATAATTTCTTCCTTTGGTTtgccattttttccttttgggaTGCAATCTTCTCTGGTACGTTACAATGTCCAATTAGAGAGTGTGATCACGATTGACTTCAATTTAGTTGATGCAGATTTGACTGCATATTTGTTCCAATATTGCCTCCATGCAGATACATGCAGAGTATTAGTttgcattcctttttttttttccagttatATATAAAGCTATTTTCCCTAGTCCACGAAAGTGAAGAGTATATAGTAAGtagtatattattattattattattattattgagtGAGAGTCGCACTATAAACCAAGTCAACTAGGAGAGGTAGACAAACTAAAGCGGCAATGCTGTGTTGACGCCACGGGGTATACCGCTGGTTGAGTCCACTCATTACTCTTGACTGCCAATTTTCCTTCTAACTTTAAAAGGTGGAACAGGAGGTTGGTTATGCATTTCCTTTTCCTGCATTTCGTGTTTACGTGCCTACCCAAGACCACTGCTTAGTTTCCGttcttttattaaataaaataaaaaaaaaacgagaGCCACTTTAATTTGATCCAGTACTCAGTAGTCCACATTTGAACTGTATAAATATTTTTGCAGTCAAACAAAGCATACATATTGCAGCGTTTAATGGACCAAAATTCAACTGTCCTTTTGTCTATAGTGGACAGGTTAAAACACAATGCCAATTGAATAgggactaattttttttttgcccctttTTTCCCTACTTTTCTGGAGGAAGAAACTGATGATGTTACGAGAAAAAGGTTTCGCCTAAAATGATGATACAAGTGTCAGTACCATTTCCATTGTACAAAGTATTGCATGTAAACTTTGTGAGTTTGTTTCTTCAAAGAAGGAAACATCTTGaagaatggcttcaaaattctTTAATGCAAACAGATTTAGTTGGACGACGCGATGTTTAGTAGAGCTCCACCTAATTTTTTAGATcagtaaatttcacattcatttggtCCATTTGGAATATGCACTTAAGAATCACAACTCTTTTCACCcacaaatacaaaaaaaaaaaaaaaaaaaaaaatgaagaagaatcaCAAACAATCCAACTGTCAAtggagtttgtttggatagtgtattatttgaaatattatttgaaataattactgtaacactttttgtgatgtgatgtatgtgagataaaaaggtgattgagaatataaaaaggtgagttGAGAAATGTGTTTATAATGCAAGCAAAATACTGTTTCTTCCGTTTGGATGGATATGAaacttctgttttttttttttttcccagttTAGTGAACTAAATTGCAACCAATAATATGCCATTTTTTGGATTTTCACTAGCTCACATGCCCATTACATCGAAattttaataaagaaaaaataaatgtgtAATAAGTAAACATTCTACCGGCAAATGCTGCTACTCATATTCCAACTCCTGTACATGTATGAGTACTTCAACTCCAGTTTATACTTTATACAACGATGCCGCTTTTGACTCcccaagagaaaaaaaaaaaaaaaaaactcttattGATATCCTGTTCCGGAAGcatttacaaaaaataaaacattcctATTTATCAGTAAGATGGTAGCGTAGTTGTCGCATGCTTCAGAGCTATCATTTATTGTGATTCCATATTAGAACCCATTTTTAACAATAGCTCGTGTTAACTAGTTGCTGTTGTTGTagagaattatttttttaacttcAATTTAGTGCCATCATGGAAATGAATTCTCAAAAAATGGGACCTTTAAAAAAAAGTGAGGATGAAAAACACAATTGGTAAAATGCaatattttttgtttaaaaagacACATGCGCAGAAATTAGAATGCATTTTTTTGACTttatggatatatatatatatatatatatatatatatatatgaaaaacccATCAGGATGTGTTATTTAAAAACAttcatttgttaattaaatttttaaacttttttctattcAAGAACTCTTTCGAAAAATTATCATAACTTAGGAATGTCCTCAATATGGTGACtaggttcatttttttttcctcctatcAAAGGAATTAGTAGCCcaattaattaaattaatttGGAAGAGGAATGAATTGGATGATTCATAAGATGGACAGTAAATGATATGTATTGGATTCGAATGCTTCCAtttctatttttaaaaaaaaatttgtgcagTTTAAACTCTCGCACTACCCTGTTAACCTGCGtatttttctttcatcttcttaTGAAGTCACAAGAATTTCGTAAATAAACCTGCGTATTTACTCAATTGCTATTCTACCAAATTCTGTATTATTGCATTTTTTGATAGACTACCAATAGACTATTAATTGTACTCATTAATGCCTAACAACCAGTCCGTGGACCACCTGATTCGGTAGGCAGGCAGAGGTAGCTGCCTGCCTTTCATACTTGCCTGTGTTCACTTACTTCCCGCGAAAATATAAAGCTGCactttccattttttccaattaaaaatcaattactcccaaaaaaaaaatcccacctACCTGTAACCATTCATCTATAAATAGAACCATCATTCTTCCAAGATATCAGTAGTTTCAACTCTCTCTGAGCACCAAAATTTGCTGAAACTTTCTTGGGTTCTCTTTCAACGGTAAAGATTCAAACTTTATTTGAATTGGGATTTATTGAAATGTGTTCAGGATTATACTTGTGGTGCTTTTCGACGGCAGATCTGTTCTTTTTTTCGTATCTGGTCTGAAAATTTTGCATTGTGATCTGGGTTTGGGTATTTTTGGATCTAGGCTGCAGAATTTAACGGATGAATGgtcttttttttctcccttttttggTGGAGGATAGGTTGAGAAGAAATGGCACGCAAGAAGATCAGAGAGTATGATTCCAAGAGATTGTTGAAGGAGCACTTCAAGAGGCTCTATTGTTTTCTGGGAAGCTGTTGGTTGCCAtcttaaaaaacaaaaagcgTAATGATTTGCTCACTTTCATTATTATTGTAATAGAATAAAGATATGATATTTATGATACTTGTCTTGGAGAagctttcaattttttttcaaggaTAGAAAAGTAGCAAACCAAGTGGGGCATCTGGCTTATACGGATACACGGTCTAAACTTTAGTAGCTTCATTCAGTTTTATCTTCCAAAGATTTAAATTAGTGCTGCATTTTGGAATTTGCGTTCAAAGCAATCTAATTGGACAGATGCTGAGGGAATATTGAGCCTAGTATCATGTTTGTGTTCATATTCGTCACCATACCCATTTATACATGtatatgtgtttaattgcataattAGATAAATTGCTTAAATTGTTAGTTTGTTGATTAGTTGGTAAGCAAGAGTAATAACTTGGAATACATCAAATTTTCAATTAAGCCTGCCTTCCTTATGAAACCAAACTATCTCAAGCTGAGTCCACTATGAAAAAAGAATCATGAATCTGCTCAAATCAAAGCATCATTTTtccctgtttctttttttcattttttggtggAAAAAAATGAATGTTTCCACCTAGCAGATGGTTATGTTGACAATCTCTTCTTACCCTCTTTTGGAGTTCATAGAGGTGCTTGGGGAAATTAGGGACTTAGAGACTTCAGGAATGACAACTTTCCTATAAGTTTTTAGAGCTTTGATGCAATTATATGTTTGCTTTGGGGGGTAGACATGCTTCTATGCATAACATCTGATGTGTTCTAAAATTTGTGAGGTTGGTTATAGTGCCGATGATCGAGTTATATGAAGATCCAAATCAAAGCACTATATTTCCTTTATGATTCAGGTTACCGAGTCAACCGATTTCAATGAGCTAATTGAAAAGGAACCTTGGCTGTCCTCAACAAAACTGGTTGTGAAACCAGATATGTTGTTTGGAAAGCGAGGTAAAAGTGGGCTAGTTGCTCTGAACCTAGATCTGGCTGGAGTTGCTGCTTTTGTGAAAGAGCGCCTTGGCAAAGAGGTAATTTAGATAGTCCTTTACATGTATATTGTTTCTTTTGGCCACTTATTGTCCTTTACTGTCACATAACAGTTACCTCTACTCGCCTATCACTTCAATTTTTACCTGAATTTTGTATGTTTAACTTTTGTATACTTAATATTAAATTAACAGGTTGAGATGGGTGGTTGCATAGGACCTATCACAACATTCATTGTTGAGCCATTTGTTCCACATAATGAGGAGTTCTACCTTAATATTCTTTCCGAGAGGCTAGGTTGCAGCTTAAGCTTCTCAGAATGTGGAGGAattgaaattgaagaaaactgGGATAAGGTATGTGAAGTGTGCTTATGTTGTGAGCTGTATAAGTGGTGCAAGATCTTTGGTCTTTATACCCTTATCTTGAAATTTATAGCACAGTATTGATGCATGATTTCACATATCCAGGTTAAGACCATCTTTGTGCCAACAGGGGTAGCCTTCACATCAGAGACATGTGCGCCACTTGTTGCCACCCTTCCATTGGAGGTAATCCCTTTGACATCATTGGGTCCTTATTGGTGGATTGTTAATTCAAACCCCTCTTTGTATGTATGGATTTTGCAAAGTAAAAGCTGTATGGTGTTGCAGATGTTTTATTAGTGTACTCTAGCTTTAGAACAATATCACATTCTCTTCTCTTCTGTAAGCATTATGGGTGATTGTTTTAGATTTGAAAGTTGTGAACATGCAATTTCCTTATATGTGGCAGATTAAAAGTGTCATTGAGGAGTTCATCAAAGTGATTTACTCACTGTTTATAGGTGCGCTTTAGATAGTTCAGAAAACAATTGTACTTTTCATGTACCCATGATGATTTGATGCctaatttgatttgtcaaatgTTCCATGTTATAGATCTGGACTTCACATTCCTAGAGATGAATCCTTTCACATTGGTTGATGGAAAGCCTTATCCATTGGATATGAGAGGAGAGCTCGATGATACTGCTGCCtttaagaacttcaagaagtactCAAATCCTCTTTAACTGAGCATCCCTATTTTAATTCATGTTAATACAATTGCTTGATACAATTTGAGCATTTCTGTAATGTGCTAATGTGATTTTCACTTGCAGGTGGGGA from the Coffea arabica cultivar ET-39 chromosome 11e, Coffea Arabica ET-39 HiFi, whole genome shotgun sequence genome contains:
- the LOC140021708 gene encoding ATP-citrate synthase alpha chain protein 1-like; translation: MARKKIREYDSKRLLKEHFKRSKSKHYISFMIQVTESTDFNELIEKEPWLSSTKLVVKPDMLFGKRGKSGLVALNLDLAGVAAFVKERLGKEVEMGGCIGPITTFIVEPFVPHNEEFYLNILSERLGCSLSFSECGGIEIEENWDKVKTIFVPTGVAFTSETCAPLVATLPLEIKSVIEEFIKVIYSLFIDLDFTFLEMNPFTLVDGKPYPLDMRGELDDTAAFKNFKKWGNIEFPMPFGRVMSATESFIHGLDEKTSASLKFTVLNPMGRIWTMVAGGGASVIYADTRVGDLGYASELGNYAEYSGAPNEEEVLQYARVVIDCATANPDGRKRALLIGGGIANFTDVAATFNGIIRALKEKESKLKAARMQLYVRRGGPNYQRGLARMRALAEEIGIPIEVYGPEATMTGICKQAIECISAAA